The Desulfovibrio aminophilus genome window below encodes:
- a CDS encoding glutamate-cysteine ligase family protein — protein MSAPLHLFQGYGVELEYMIVDARTLDVYPAADRLLEAAAGRLTSDVEFGDTAWSNELVLHVVEFKTNGPAPSLEGLSERFAADVARANSLLAPIGGQLMPGGAHPWMDPNRETELWPHEYNAVYAAFNRIFNCQGHGWANLQSMHLNLPFSGDEEFGRLHAAIRLILPILPALSASTPILDGSPTGLADSRMEAYRHNSERIPQVAGLVVPERAFTRREYEKRILKPMFKAIRPHDKEGILRHEWLNARGAIARFERDAIEIRVLDTQECPASDLAVAALAVAALRAVADETWQDWAEQKKWEAEPLARILEKVIRRGHEAVIDDPAYLHALGLTNRRSCKASEIWLFMAKNALPTDDFDPAWRKPLETILTKGTLSARLLARLGGNPSRERLAEVYAELCACLAGNRPFEP, from the coding sequence GTGAGCGCGCCGCTGCACCTCTTCCAGGGCTACGGCGTGGAACTCGAATACATGATCGTGGACGCCCGGACCCTGGACGTCTACCCGGCCGCCGACCGGCTCCTGGAGGCCGCCGCCGGGCGGCTGACCTCGGACGTGGAGTTCGGGGACACGGCCTGGTCCAACGAACTCGTCCTGCACGTCGTGGAGTTCAAGACCAACGGCCCGGCCCCCAGCCTGGAGGGCCTCTCGGAGCGCTTCGCCGCCGACGTGGCCCGGGCCAACTCCCTGCTCGCGCCCATCGGCGGCCAGCTCATGCCCGGCGGGGCCCATCCCTGGATGGACCCGAACCGCGAGACCGAACTCTGGCCCCACGAGTACAACGCGGTCTACGCGGCCTTCAACCGCATCTTCAACTGCCAGGGCCACGGCTGGGCCAATCTCCAGAGCATGCACCTGAACCTGCCCTTCTCCGGCGACGAGGAGTTCGGCAGGCTGCACGCGGCCATCCGCCTCATCCTGCCCATCCTGCCCGCGCTCTCGGCCAGCACGCCCATCCTGGACGGCAGCCCCACCGGCCTGGCCGACAGCCGCATGGAGGCCTACCGCCACAACTCCGAGCGCATCCCCCAGGTGGCCGGGCTGGTGGTGCCCGAGCGGGCCTTCACCCGGCGGGAGTACGAGAAGCGCATCCTCAAGCCCATGTTCAAGGCCATCCGGCCCCACGACAAGGAAGGGATCCTGCGCCACGAATGGCTCAACGCCCGGGGGGCCATCGCCCGCTTCGAGCGCGACGCCATCGAGATCCGCGTCCTGGACACCCAGGAATGCCCGGCCTCGGACTTGGCCGTGGCCGCCCTGGCCGTGGCCGCCCTGCGCGCCGTGGCCGACGAGACCTGGCAGGACTGGGCCGAGCAGAAGAAATGGGAGGCCGAGCCCCTGGCCCGCATCCTGGAGAAGGTCATCCGCCGCGGCCACGAGGCGGTCATCGACGACCCGGCCTACCTGCACGCCCTGGGCCTGACCAACCGGCGCTCCTGCAAGGCCTCGGAGATATGGCTGTTCATGGCCAAGAACGCCCTGCCCACGGACGACTTCGATCCGGCCTGGCGCAAGCCCCTGGAGACCATCCTGACCAAGGGCACGCTCTCGGCCCGTCTCCTGGCGCGCCTGGGCGGGAACCCGAGCCGCGAGCGGCTGGCCGAGGTCTACGCCGAACTCTGCGCCTGTCTGGCGGGCAACCGTCCGTTCGAGCCCTGA
- a CDS encoding RimK family protein, with product MILTVIENPEDCPLTLSGIEPVAARAYLSDASFSSLKGAKVFNFCQSYRYQSLGYYVSLLAEARKHKPVPSVTTIQDLKSMGIISLASDELDEVIVKLLDGRTLRKFSLNIYFGRTPKKGLETLASRLFKFFPAPFLRADFNHSCADWYLQNVSPLSMKDIPKKELPFASQVASEYLAGKKLVIPKRSPTAYDLAILQDPAEKRPPSDQKALKRFAKAAESLGMGVEFITRDDSRRLSEFDALFIRETTNVDHHTYRMARKASEEGLVVIDDPESILRCSNKVFLAELLGRHKVPTPRTIIVHAKNVEQALNDFGLPCILKQPDSSFSQGVVMACDREGLLDAAKAMLKRSDLVIAQEYLPSDYDWRVGVLDGRPLFVCKYWMAKDHWQIVHTGKDGSDVYGKSESLPVGKAPKAVIRTAVKAAGLIGDGLYGVDLKMVDGRVYVMEVNDNPNIDNGVEDEILGEELYMRLMEVFLRRIENKKALGGSL from the coding sequence TTGATCCTGACCGTCATCGAGAACCCGGAGGACTGTCCGCTCACGCTCTCGGGCATCGAGCCCGTAGCCGCCCGCGCCTACCTCTCCGACGCCTCCTTCTCCTCGCTCAAGGGGGCCAAGGTCTTCAACTTCTGCCAGTCCTACCGCTACCAGAGCCTGGGCTACTACGTCTCGCTCCTGGCCGAGGCCCGCAAGCACAAGCCCGTGCCCAGCGTGACCACCATCCAGGACCTGAAGTCCATGGGCATCATCAGCCTGGCCTCGGACGAGCTGGACGAGGTCATCGTCAAGCTCCTGGACGGCCGGACCCTGCGCAAGTTCTCCCTGAACATCTACTTCGGCCGGACCCCGAAGAAGGGCCTGGAGACGCTGGCCTCTCGGCTGTTCAAGTTCTTTCCCGCGCCGTTCCTGCGCGCGGACTTCAACCACTCCTGCGCGGACTGGTACCTGCAGAACGTCTCGCCCCTGTCCATGAAGGACATCCCCAAGAAGGAGCTGCCCTTCGCCTCCCAGGTGGCCTCGGAATACCTGGCGGGCAAGAAGCTGGTCATCCCCAAGCGCTCGCCCACGGCCTACGACCTGGCCATCCTCCAGGACCCGGCCGAGAAGCGGCCGCCCTCGGACCAGAAGGCCCTCAAGCGCTTCGCCAAGGCCGCCGAGTCCCTGGGCATGGGCGTGGAGTTCATCACCCGCGACGACTCGCGGCGGCTCTCGGAGTTCGACGCCCTGTTCATCCGCGAGACCACCAACGTGGACCACCACACCTACCGCATGGCCCGCAAGGCCAGCGAGGAGGGCCTGGTGGTCATCGACGACCCCGAGTCCATCCTGCGCTGCTCGAACAAGGTCTTCCTGGCCGAGCTGCTGGGCCGCCACAAGGTCCCCACCCCCAGGACCATCATCGTGCACGCCAAGAACGTGGAGCAGGCGCTCAACGACTTCGGCCTGCCCTGCATCCTCAAGCAGCCGGACAGCTCCTTCTCCCAGGGCGTGGTCATGGCCTGCGACCGCGAGGGCCTGCTGGACGCCGCCAAGGCCATGCTCAAGCGCTCGGACCTGGTCATCGCCCAGGAATACCTGCCCTCGGACTACGACTGGCGCGTGGGCGTGCTCGACGGCCGCCCGCTCTTCGTCTGCAAGTACTGGATGGCCAAGGACCACTGGCAGATCGTGCATACCGGCAAGGACGGCAGCGACGTCTACGGCAAGTCCGAGAGCCTGCCCGTGGGCAAGGCCCCCAAGGCCGTGATCCGCACGGCGGTCAAGGCCGCCGGGCTCATCGGCGACGGGCTCTACGGCGTGGACCTGAAGATGGTCGACGGCCGGGTCTACGTCATGGAAGTGAACGACAATCCCAACATCGACAACGGCGTCGAGGACGAAATCTTGGGCGAGGAACTGTACATGCGGCTCATGGAGGTCTTCCTGCGCCGCATCGAGAACAAGAAGGCCCTGGGGGGCTCCCTGTGA
- a CDS encoding peptidase-C39 like family protein, with amino-acid sequence MVTRLDFRILPQPDDSTCGPTCLHAVYAYYGDTLPLPRVIDEVEKLPGGGTLAVLLGCHALSRGYSAALYTYDLQVFDPTWFNGKPADMAAKLAAQIEAKPQRRKVRAACRAYMRFLALGGSIRFEELSSRLLRRMLTRGLPVLTGLSATYLYGTARELGQGDALIYDDVRGEPSGHFVVLCGYRREERAVLVADPLLPNPMSRDQIYEVRMARLIHSIMLGTLTFDANLLIIAPKGTTI; translated from the coding sequence ATGGTCACAAGGCTCGACTTCCGCATCCTGCCCCAGCCCGACGACTCCACCTGCGGCCCCACCTGCCTGCACGCGGTCTACGCCTACTACGGCGACACCCTGCCCCTGCCGAGGGTCATCGACGAGGTGGAAAAGCTGCCGGGCGGCGGCACCCTGGCCGTGCTCCTCGGCTGCCACGCCCTGTCGCGGGGCTATTCGGCGGCGCTCTACACCTACGACCTGCAGGTCTTCGACCCCACCTGGTTCAACGGCAAGCCCGCGGACATGGCCGCCAAGCTGGCGGCCCAGATCGAGGCCAAGCCCCAGCGCCGCAAGGTCCGGGCCGCCTGCCGGGCCTACATGCGCTTCCTGGCCCTGGGCGGCTCCATCCGCTTCGAGGAGTTGTCCTCCAGGCTCCTGCGCCGCATGCTCACGCGCGGCCTGCCGGTGCTCACCGGGCTCTCGGCGACCTACCTCTACGGCACGGCCCGCGAGCTGGGGCAGGGCGACGCCCTGATCTACGACGACGTGCGCGGCGAACCCTCGGGCCACTTCGTGGTCCTCTGCGGCTACCGCCGCGAGGAGCGCGCCGTGCTGGTGGCCGATCCCCTGCTGCCCAATCCCATGTCCCGGGACCAGATCTACGAGGTGCGCATGGCCCGGCTCATCCACTCGATCATGCTCGGCACGTTGACATTCGACGCCAACCTTCTCATCATCGCCCCCAAGGGAACGACCATCTAG
- a CDS encoding Rrf2 family transcriptional regulator has protein sequence MKLSAKSRYAVRLMLDLAMHVGRGPQRTAALSEHTGVTVRFIEQILKPLKKSGLVDSVRGAAGGYVLAGKPEDVTLAAILRVVEGDLSLTHCRAAPEICHRSQVCKAHQAWGRVSRALEAELSAISLADLMEPLPLGSQHGCDV, from the coding sequence ATGAAACTTTCTGCCAAGTCGCGGTACGCCGTGCGCCTCATGCTCGACCTGGCCATGCACGTGGGGCGCGGGCCGCAGCGCACCGCCGCCCTTTCCGAGCACACCGGGGTCACGGTGCGCTTCATCGAGCAGATCCTCAAGCCGCTCAAGAAGTCCGGGCTGGTGGACAGCGTGCGCGGGGCGGCCGGGGGCTATGTCCTGGCGGGCAAGCCCGAGGACGTGACCCTGGCGGCCATCCTGCGGGTGGTCGAGGGCGACCTGAGCCTGACCCACTGCCGGGCCGCGCCGGAGATCTGCCACCGCAGCCAGGTCTGCAAGGCCCACCAGGCCTGGGGCCGCGTCTCGCGGGCCCTGGAGGCCGAACTCTCGGCCATCTCCCTGGCCGACCTCATGGAACCCCTGCCCCTGGGCTCGCAGCACGGCTGCGACGTCTGA
- a CDS encoding glycosyltransferase family 2 protein, with translation MSTVRFEDASVFTAARKAAARRRLTNGDIGYPVVLVLFLLCTAVALWWVWADSGITALSSFAGLGREVAWWLGQGLFWMTIGALLWRAGLALTYKSRPDAADADLPTLTVVVPAYNEGRHVLNTLVSVAASDYPAEKLQILAVDDGSKDDTWQWMRRAESMLPGRVEAVKLAKNGGKRRALYEGFLLATGRIWVTIDSDSLVDPDTLRKLVSPFVGDEHVGATAGNVRVLNLREGLIPKMMDVAFTLSFDFLRLAQSRLNTVFCTPGALSAYRGDVLAPHLEEWSEEQFLGRYANIGEDRGLANIILRKGFHILFQQDALVWTNVPVKYKGLCKMLVRWGRSHVRESIVMAQFLFGRFRETPALGTRVEYLLQMIELVVGEALKIGSLGMLAVAPILVAKNVLIGTLIASTIPAVVYLARHRSWNFLWAVPYSFFWIAGLSWIGVWCMITPHRSGWLTREVKSGLPVAAPATELLQAAQAPIMNPAPVMAVDSAQQARA, from the coding sequence ATGAGCACTGTCCGGTTCGAGGACGCCTCCGTTTTCACCGCCGCCCGCAAGGCGGCCGCCCGCCGTCGGCTGACCAACGGCGACATCGGCTATCCCGTGGTCCTGGTCCTCTTCCTGCTGTGCACGGCCGTGGCCCTCTGGTGGGTCTGGGCCGACTCCGGCATCACCGCCCTGTCCTCCTTCGCGGGCCTCGGCCGCGAGGTGGCCTGGTGGCTCGGGCAGGGGCTGTTCTGGATGACCATCGGCGCCCTGCTCTGGCGCGCCGGCCTGGCCCTGACCTACAAGTCCCGCCCCGACGCCGCCGACGCCGACCTGCCCACCCTCACGGTGGTGGTCCCGGCCTACAATGAAGGCCGCCACGTGCTGAACACCCTGGTGAGCGTGGCCGCCAGCGACTACCCGGCCGAGAAGCTCCAGATCCTCGCCGTGGACGACGGCTCCAAGGACGACACCTGGCAGTGGATGCGCCGCGCCGAGAGCATGCTCCCCGGCCGCGTGGAGGCCGTGAAGCTGGCCAAGAACGGCGGCAAGCGCCGCGCCCTGTACGAGGGCTTCCTGCTCGCCACCGGCCGGATCTGGGTGACCATCGATTCCGACTCCCTGGTGGACCCGGACACCCTGCGCAAGCTGGTCAGCCCCTTCGTGGGCGACGAGCACGTCGGCGCCACCGCCGGCAACGTGCGCGTGCTCAACCTGCGCGAGGGCCTCATCCCCAAGATGATGGACGTGGCCTTCACGCTCTCCTTCGACTTCCTGCGCCTGGCCCAGAGCAGGCTGAACACCGTGTTCTGCACCCCCGGCGCCCTCTCCGCCTACCGCGGCGACGTGCTCGCCCCGCACCTGGAGGAGTGGTCCGAGGAGCAGTTCCTGGGCCGCTACGCCAACATCGGCGAGGACCGCGGCCTGGCCAACATCATCCTGCGCAAGGGCTTCCACATCCTCTTCCAGCAGGACGCCCTGGTCTGGACCAACGTGCCCGTGAAGTACAAGGGCCTGTGCAAGATGCTCGTGCGCTGGGGCCGCAGCCACGTGCGCGAGTCCATCGTCATGGCCCAGTTCCTCTTCGGGCGCTTCCGCGAGACCCCGGCCCTGGGCACCCGCGTGGAGTACCTGCTCCAGATGATCGAGCTGGTGGTCGGCGAGGCCCTGAAGATCGGCTCCCTGGGCATGCTGGCCGTGGCCCCGATCCTGGTGGCCAAGAACGTGCTCATCGGCACGCTCATCGCCTCCACCATCCCGGCCGTGGTCTACCTGGCGCGCCACCGCTCCTGGAACTTCCTCTGGGCCGTGCCCTACTCCTTCTTCTGGATCGCGGGCCTGTCCTGGATCGGCGTCTGGTGCATGATCACCCCGCACCGCTCCGGCTGGCTCACCCGCGAGGTGAAGTCCGGCCTGCCCGTGGCCGCCCCGGCCACCGAGCTCCTGCAGGCCGCCCAGGCCCCGATCATGAACCCCGCGCCGGTCATGGCCGTGGACAGCGCCCAGCAGGCCCGGGCCTAG
- a CDS encoding EAL domain-containing protein: MTEARRTAKALEQSEGTLRAVFNNVHSAVFLHGPDGTILDVNDRMLELFGVTRAEARRMSIASDFSGPEADVGHLPEIWRKVMSGKALTFDWKSRRPGDDKLFDVEVHLRRVDLPAGPRILATVMDITDRKQALAALTESEARYRSLFEKGNDCIALIRGGRIVECNQRAEEVLGVPRERILGTPAGGFTPEYQPCGRRSSEMAAEQQTRAAAGENLFFEWRQLRADGSEFDAEVSLSLVDPGPPALLQAIMRDISERKQALAAITESEARYRTLARNFPNGTVLLFDTEMRFLLAGGLGLEALGLKPEDIVGRTPGEFFPPDMAPRVEEVFRQALAGQTSLSELAFADRFYEVRTVPVTGAGGRITGGMAVSQDISARKRLEEQLRHQALHDPLTGLANRTLCLDRIRQAVERSRRRPGYNFAVIFVDLDRFKLVNDSMGHKFGDTLLVETGSRLLECVRDLDTVARLGGDEFVLVLEELEAPRRAIQVVRRVREVLGREFQLGQRVVQLTASIGVVVDTRHYRAPEDVLQNANLAMHRAKEMGRDRFKVFTNRMLDAAVHRLNLESGLQRALAESQLFLVFQPIVRLGRDYGLYGFEALVRWRHPDRGVVGPSEFIPIAEESGLIVELGLWVLRAACRTFAQWLGSVREASELTLSVNLSGRQFAQADLVNSIRRVLQETGMPANQLKLEITETALMENASRAAERLQALRDLGIRLSVDDFGTGYSNMIYLQQLPLDLLKIDLSFIQKMDVNRENVEIVKAIISLAHTLGLEVVAEGVERSRHHEILGLLDCEFGQGYLYSPPLAEPDARTFIREFRDRPLPA; this comes from the coding sequence GTGACCGAGGCCCGGCGCACGGCCAAGGCCCTGGAGCAGTCCGAGGGCACCCTGCGGGCCGTGTTCAACAACGTGCACTCGGCCGTGTTCCTGCATGGCCCGGACGGAACCATCCTGGACGTCAACGACCGCATGCTGGAGCTCTTCGGCGTGACCCGCGCGGAGGCCCGGCGCATGTCCATCGCCTCGGACTTCTCCGGCCCGGAGGCGGACGTCGGGCATCTGCCCGAGATCTGGCGCAAGGTCATGTCCGGCAAGGCCCTGACCTTCGACTGGAAGTCGCGGCGGCCCGGCGACGACAAGCTCTTCGACGTGGAGGTGCACCTGCGGCGGGTGGACCTTCCGGCCGGGCCGCGCATCCTGGCCACGGTCATGGACATCACCGACCGCAAGCAGGCCCTGGCCGCGCTCACCGAATCCGAGGCCCGCTACCGGAGCCTGTTCGAGAAGGGCAACGACTGCATCGCCCTCATCCGGGGCGGCCGGATCGTGGAGTGCAACCAGCGCGCCGAGGAGGTGCTCGGCGTGCCCCGGGAGCGCATCCTGGGCACGCCCGCCGGAGGCTTCACCCCGGAATACCAGCCCTGCGGACGGCGCTCCTCGGAGATGGCCGCCGAGCAACAGACCCGGGCCGCGGCCGGGGAGAACCTGTTCTTCGAGTGGCGGCAGCTGCGGGCCGACGGGTCGGAGTTCGACGCCGAGGTCTCCCTGAGCCTGGTGGACCCCGGGCCGCCCGCGCTGCTCCAGGCCATCATGCGCGACATCTCCGAGCGCAAGCAGGCCCTGGCCGCGATCACCGAGTCCGAGGCCCGCTACCGCACCCTGGCCCGGAATTTCCCCAACGGCACGGTGCTGCTCTTCGACACCGAGATGCGCTTCCTCCTGGCCGGGGGCCTGGGCCTGGAGGCCCTGGGGCTGAAGCCGGAGGACATCGTGGGCCGGACGCCCGGGGAGTTCTTCCCCCCGGACATGGCCCCGCGCGTGGAGGAGGTCTTCCGCCAGGCCCTGGCGGGCCAGACCTCCCTCTCGGAACTGGCCTTCGCGGACCGCTTCTACGAGGTCCGCACCGTGCCGGTCACGGGCGCCGGAGGCCGGATCACCGGCGGCATGGCCGTGAGCCAGGACATCTCGGCCCGCAAGCGCCTGGAGGAACAGCTCCGACACCAGGCCCTGCACGACCCGCTCACCGGCCTGGCCAACCGCACCCTCTGCCTGGACCGCATCCGCCAGGCCGTGGAGCGCTCCCGGCGGCGGCCGGGCTACAACTTCGCCGTGATCTTCGTGGATCTGGACCGTTTCAAGCTGGTCAACGACTCCATGGGCCACAAGTTCGGGGACACCCTGCTGGTGGAGACGGGCTCGCGCCTGCTGGAGTGCGTGCGCGACCTGGACACCGTGGCCCGCCTGGGCGGCGACGAGTTCGTGCTCGTGCTCGAGGAGCTGGAGGCCCCGCGCCGGGCCATCCAGGTCGTGCGCCGCGTGCGCGAGGTCCTGGGCCGCGAGTTCCAGCTCGGCCAGCGGGTCGTGCAGCTCACGGCCAGCATCGGCGTGGTGGTGGACACCCGCCACTACAGGGCGCCCGAGGACGTGCTCCAGAACGCCAACCTGGCCATGCACCGGGCCAAGGAAATGGGCCGCGACCGCTTCAAGGTCTTCACCAACCGCATGCTCGACGCCGCCGTGCACCGGCTCAACCTGGAGTCGGGCCTGCAGCGCGCCCTGGCCGAGAGCCAGCTCTTCCTCGTCTTCCAGCCCATCGTGCGCCTGGGCCGCGACTACGGGCTCTATGGCTTCGAGGCCCTGGTGCGCTGGCGCCACCCCGACCGGGGCGTGGTCGGCCCCTCGGAGTTCATCCCCATCGCCGAGGAGTCCGGGCTCATCGTGGAGCTGGGCCTCTGGGTGCTCCGGGCCGCCTGCCGGACCTTCGCCCAATGGCTGGGGAGCGTGCGCGAGGCCTCCGAGCTGACCCTCTCGGTGAACCTCTCCGGCCGCCAGTTCGCCCAGGCGGACCTGGTGAACTCCATCCGCCGCGTGCTCCAGGAGACGGGCATGCCCGCCAACCAGCTCAAGCTGGAGATCACCGAGACCGCCCTCATGGAGAACGCCTCCCGGGCCGCCGAACGGCTCCAGGCCCTGCGCGACCTGGGCATCCGCCTCTCGGTGGACGACTTCGGCACCGGCTACTCGAACATGATCTACCTCCAGCAGCTGCCCCTGGACCTGCTCAAGATCGACCTCTCCTTCATCCAGAAGATGGACGTGAACCGGGAGAACGTGGAGATCGTCAAGGCGATCATCAGCCTGGCCCACACCCTGGGGCTGGAGGTGGTGGCCGAGGGCGTGGAGCGTTCCCGGCACCACGAAATCCTGGGCCTGCTCGACTGCGAGTTCGGCCAGGGCTACCTCTACTCCCCCCCGCTGGCCGAGCCCGACGCCCGGACCTTCATCCGGGAGTTCCGCGACCGTCCCCTGCCGGCCTGA
- a CDS encoding PAS domain-containing protein gives MSRKPAPATPAPSQDDILPRILAAVLDAVQAPVFVKDDSLRWIYVNTALERGMGRPRAEIIGRTDFDLFPEAQARLFRSRDEQILADGRDQTNEAHTIWNGREASILAIKSLFRDPEGGRVFILGFVQDVSDLKRTLAALDESETVHRSIATLAPVAIVLHRDGMILWANPSAAAFYGVDSPTDMIGADLRARLTEEGRLALDERMRLARDTGRMLPSLEYEITGPDGRPRTVEGRIGIVPHQGGQALLSISRT, from the coding sequence ATGTCCAGGAAACCGGCGCCCGCGACACCAGCCCCGTCCCAGGACGACATCTTGCCGCGCATCCTCGCGGCCGTGCTGGACGCCGTCCAGGCCCCGGTCTTCGTCAAGGACGACTCCCTCCGCTGGATCTACGTCAACACGGCCCTGGAGCGCGGCATGGGGCGGCCCCGCGCCGAGATCATCGGACGGACGGACTTCGACCTCTTTCCCGAGGCCCAGGCCCGGCTCTTCCGCTCCCGCGACGAGCAGATCCTGGCCGACGGCCGGGACCAGACCAACGAAGCCCACACCATCTGGAACGGCCGCGAGGCGAGCATCCTCGCGATCAAGTCCCTGTTCCGCGACCCGGAAGGCGGCCGCGTCTTCATCCTGGGCTTCGTCCAGGACGTTTCCGACCTGAAGCGGACCCTGGCCGCGCTGGATGAATCCGAAACCGTGCACCGGAGCATCGCCACCCTCGCGCCCGTGGCCATCGTCCTGCACCGGGACGGGATGATCCTCTGGGCCAACCCCTCGGCCGCGGCGTTCTACGGGGTCGACTCCCCCACGGACATGATCGGCGCGGACCTGCGGGCCCGGCTCACGGAAGAAGGCCGGCTGGCCCTGGACGAGCGCATGCGCCTGGCCCGGGACACGGGCCGGATGCTGCCGTCCCTGGAGTACGAGATCACGGGCCCGGACGGCAGGCCGCGCACCGTGGAGGGCCGCATCGGAATCGTCCCGCACCAGGGCGGCCAGGCGCTGCTCTCGATCTCCAGGACGTGA
- a CDS encoding HD-GYP domain-containing protein, with protein sequence MIKKISVADLRPGMCIAEMDATVWRHMPFLYTRPGYVRAEDVERIRSGGYLETFIDTSKDLGAEEEVLSEEERLDLLVGGGEPKERSQSSLRVPIPDELPRAHRKYRAVLACARRVGERLLARMPLRSAEAEDVVEEVIDSVARNPSALLCLSKLHKYDRYTYTHGANVCALAVIFGSFLGLSRDRLLDLGLAGLLHDAGMIVVPTEVLTRRGPLTRDEMDLMRTHPAYGRRILAESGSFSQTVLRAVAEHHEQYNGLGYPQGLRSDQISLHGRILGLCDMFDALTSDRSHAKAAVPSKALSLIYGMRGQNFVPREAELFIKCLGIYPPGSLVRLSSGDLAVVYETNPNFPLLPAVNVILDRRLRPRPPRVVDLAALARDESGKPRLRIVECLNPLNYMFDLRRLLGVDLALN encoded by the coding sequence ATGATCAAGAAGATTTCGGTGGCCGACCTGCGGCCCGGCATGTGCATCGCCGAGATGGACGCCACGGTGTGGCGGCACATGCCGTTCCTCTACACCCGACCCGGCTACGTGCGGGCCGAGGATGTGGAGCGCATCCGCTCCGGGGGCTACCTCGAAACCTTCATCGACACGTCCAAGGACCTGGGCGCCGAGGAGGAGGTGCTTTCCGAGGAGGAGCGCCTGGACCTCCTCGTGGGCGGCGGCGAGCCCAAGGAGCGCTCCCAGTCCTCCCTGCGCGTGCCCATCCCCGACGAACTGCCCCGGGCGCACCGCAAGTACCGCGCGGTCCTTGCCTGCGCCCGCCGCGTGGGCGAACGCCTCCTGGCCCGCATGCCGCTGCGCTCGGCCGAGGCCGAGGACGTGGTGGAGGAGGTCATCGACTCGGTGGCCCGCAACCCCTCGGCCCTGCTCTGTCTTTCCAAACTGCACAAGTACGACCGCTACACCTACACCCACGGGGCCAACGTCTGCGCCCTGGCGGTGATCTTCGGCTCCTTCCTCGGCCTGTCCCGCGACCGGCTCCTGGACCTGGGCTTGGCCGGGCTCCTGCACGACGCGGGCATGATCGTGGTGCCCACCGAGGTGCTCACCCGGCGCGGACCCCTGACCCGGGACGAGATGGACCTCATGCGCACCCATCCGGCCTACGGCAGGCGCATCCTGGCCGAGTCCGGATCCTTCTCCCAGACGGTGCTGCGGGCCGTGGCCGAACACCACGAGCAGTACAACGGCCTCGGCTACCCCCAGGGCCTGCGCTCGGACCAGATCAGCCTGCACGGCCGCATCCTCGGACTCTGCGACATGTTCGACGCCCTGACCAGCGACCGCTCCCACGCCAAGGCCGCCGTGCCCTCCAAGGCCCTCTCCCTGATCTACGGCATGCGCGGCCAGAACTTCGTGCCCCGCGAGGCCGAGCTGTTCATCAAGTGCCTGGGCATCTACCCGCCCGGCAGCCTGGTGCGGCTCTCCAGCGGCGACCTGGCCGTGGTCTATGAAACCAACCCGAACTTCCCTCTCCTGCCCGCCGTGAACGTCATCCTGGACCGCCGCCTGCGGCCCCGGCCGCCCCGGGTGGTGGACCTGGCCGCCCTGGCCCGCGACGAGTCCGGCAAGCCCCGCCTGCGCATCGTGGAATGCCTCAACCCGCTGAACTACATGTTCGATCTGCGGCGGCTTCTGGGCGTGGACCTGGCCCTGAACTAG